In a genomic window of Chrysemys picta bellii isolate R12L10 chromosome 1, ASM1138683v2, whole genome shotgun sequence:
- the LOC135983208 gene encoding C-type lectin mannose-binding isoform-like produces the protein MPRVRPVSHAGCTWTGLAPEQLPSETIRGSKKMGPVAYFSLCLLGCLIFNPSLEGVQGVACPRSWLPFHDSCYRYVPQEKNWLEAEADCQQHWPGAHLASIHSAEEKNMLAHYIKGDPTKKNHVWIGLSDPDHDQTWRWSDESPVSFRAWEKGQPNNKGKNEHCTVLFHVTDFQKWHDFPCEDRFPFICQRKP, from the exons ATGCCCCGTGTCCGGCCAGTGTCCCATGCAGGCTGCACTTGGACTGGCCTAGCACCGGAGCAGCTACCCAGCGAGACAATCAG GGGAAGCAAGAAGATGGGGCCAGTCGCCTACTTCAGCCTCTGCCTCCTCGGCTGCCTGATCTTTAACCCCTCGCTGGAAG GGGTACAGGGTGTAGCATGTCCCAGGTCCTGGCTACCCTTCCACGACAGCTGCTATCGATACGTCCCCCAAGAGAAAAACTGGCTGGAGGCTGAG GCGGACTGCCAGCAGCATTGGCCTGGGGCCCATCTCGCCTCCATTCACAGTGCCGAAGAAAAGAATATGCTGGCCCATTACATCAAGGGGGACCCCACAAAGAAGAATCATGTCTGGATCGGACTCTCAGACCCTGACCAT gatcaaacctggagATGGTCAGATGAATCCCCGGTCAGCTTCAGAGCTTGGGAGAAAGGGCAACCTAATAATAAGGGAAAAAATGAGCACTGCACAGTGTTATTTCACGTTACAG attttcagaaatggcaCGATTTTCCCTGTGAAGACAGATTCCCTTTCATTTGTCAACGCAAACCCTAG